The following coding sequences are from one Arthrobacter sp. 24S4-2 window:
- a CDS encoding ABC transporter permease subunit, whose product MTIQTARVIPEAGLPPSDPECPAAARSPRSRSSSLLGWLGALPYLLFLAIFLIAPIATNIWTSFQVDGSFSLASMSRLFEPQYRDAFVQTINLSLLTAGIGGVLGLTLAWALATSERPNWLRNLVLSFSAVASQMGGVALAFAFIAAIGVQGLVTRMVLSLTGWNLSDSIHLASFWGIAIVYLYFQIPLMAILMLPAFGSLKRQWSEAAYSLGASRFRYLKDVAFPIMWPSTIGALLLLFANSFSAYATAYALAGGRVNLVPILIGFFISGNVMTDDSFAAALVTGMIVIVVLAIGLRTLLERRTNKWLR is encoded by the coding sequence GTGACCATCCAAACTGCACGCGTCATACCCGAAGCCGGTCTGCCGCCGTCGGATCCTGAATGCCCGGCGGCGGCGCGGTCACCGCGAAGCCGCAGCAGCAGTCTGCTCGGCTGGCTGGGCGCATTGCCGTACCTGCTGTTCTTGGCAATCTTTCTCATTGCTCCGATCGCCACCAACATTTGGACCAGCTTTCAGGTGGATGGGAGTTTTTCGCTGGCCTCCATGTCACGGCTCTTCGAGCCGCAGTACCGGGATGCATTTGTGCAGACCATCAACCTTTCCCTGCTCACGGCTGGAATCGGCGGCGTGCTGGGCCTCACTCTGGCCTGGGCGTTGGCCACCAGCGAGCGGCCCAACTGGCTGCGGAATCTGGTGCTCTCTTTCTCTGCGGTGGCCTCCCAAATGGGCGGTGTGGCACTCGCGTTCGCGTTCATAGCCGCTATCGGGGTCCAGGGCCTGGTGACCCGGATGGTTCTCAGCCTGACCGGCTGGAACCTCAGCGACAGCATTCATCTGGCATCCTTTTGGGGTATCGCAATTGTGTACCTGTACTTCCAGATTCCGCTGATGGCCATTCTGATGCTACCGGCTTTCGGATCGCTGAAAAGGCAGTGGTCGGAGGCGGCATACAGCTTGGGTGCCAGCCGCTTCCGCTATCTCAAGGATGTCGCTTTCCCCATCATGTGGCCGTCCACCATTGGTGCGCTTCTACTCCTCTTCGCCAACTCCTTCAGCGCCTATGCCACGGCCTACGCGCTGGCTGGCGGGCGGGTCAACCTGGTGCCGATCCTGATCGGATTCTTCATCTCCGGCAACGTCATGACGGATGACAGCTTCGCCGCCGCATTGGTCACCGGGATGATCGTGATCGTGGTGCTGGCCATCGGCCTGCGGACCCTGCTGGAACGGAGAACCAACAAATGGCTGCGCTAG
- a CDS encoding DUF11 domain-containing protein has protein sequence MTRPYPGGFRKSLVTLLAVVGLLTGTLASGIAPAFAAPVSEITGGWAANTPTTVASGDLVTSEWHVNINDNAAAPSNAPVDNVTATLVAQGGVFKTIPDICKTTGVDPPSSISADGKTLVCNLGTQNMGTATVIQAPIQVKGNTGDKVSVTGTIDGKTATTPQLNILNKFGMDMLWGQPSPATTYGAGVVDIDYEWTLNLNTGSPAGPNSVSYDLTIAAANGSTVTVAPDACAPFTTGGADGHPWSGGTHPADQMAPFVQSCTFVPLGGNQFRLTLTGIDYSGAALNPTKDSTNTALAPGTTAVASGSIWVRVATATATGVSLNSSAPTYTAPTGETSVDDASNNKSDKNIYFFGEFANQWNRAFTGSGGVGWDDTYRVAPGTTVMAAPVVGLGVLDKGQDPAAKYGMCTVLDSRYATFTNVSYGGEGVTPAETASVVYEYYVGLDPLVNSNSPLYNPNAFDCGAGGADVGALGWTTVRPADLSTIKAVRAQIPFGALSDTSNSGMFVTQNIKPTTDPNTDVWTFSSYRKGGAWINPQRDSDATQASRVTLTPSARYLYTTGARDILRTVGLTPSVTKSVDRTTVRPGVPAVYTLDYQATGKTATNTTDGFTLVDTLPAGMTYVPGSASPEPVITTGASGNQVLTWTLNGVPVNAPQTLTYQAVPDASVTPGSTLENSVVSSVGGRSSAPSTAQVTVSTNGYTTIGKTADEAFIPNVNGDGKGAGSWTVTLKSFDPVAQAFTDTIDILPYMGDGRGTSYSGSYSLTSVTAPGSTVYYTTADPASLSDDPGAAANGSAGSVTGNTVGWTTTKPANATAVRVIGGALAPGGTQAFTVAIGTDGAKGGDVLVNRADGRDGHTQLIMRTSAPITVANFYSASLKKYVQDKAGTWHDANTVEDYPTYRIGDTVPYRIVVTNTGQGTLTNIVVSDDKFPTEGGFTIPSLAPGASQTHEYTATLANEGPTTRINTASARADTPPDSNIPPPIPPDPGGIEVANYTTAKTSNPASGTAVKAGDTIKYTVTVTQQGTAPANAVFTDALAGVSDDAVYNGDLAADIGTATLTDGVISWSGTVPVGGKATVTYSVKVKDTAKATADGANLLIDNSVSSPGCVVQDGKTPDCTTHHDVGGFTKSKTSNPAPGTAVKPGDKITYTVVASQTGPGAFAGAVITDDLTDVLDDATYNGDATATAGTVSVKGNTLTWTSDLAVGQVVTIKYSVTAKPIAERGNGTIANVLPPTPGGGVCVPAADQNPDCKTSHTLVPREHHSPTLEDRSPTLEDRSPTPERTA, from the coding sequence GTGACCCGTCCGTATCCGGGGGGTTTCCGTAAGTCACTCGTGACGCTGCTTGCGGTGGTCGGACTGCTCACCGGCACGCTGGCATCGGGCATCGCTCCGGCTTTCGCTGCACCTGTCAGTGAGATCACCGGCGGCTGGGCAGCCAACACACCCACGACGGTAGCCTCCGGTGACCTGGTGACGTCCGAGTGGCATGTGAACATCAACGACAATGCCGCGGCACCCTCCAACGCACCGGTAGACAACGTCACTGCCACCTTGGTCGCGCAGGGCGGGGTTTTCAAGACCATCCCGGATATCTGCAAGACAACCGGCGTTGACCCGCCCTCCAGCATCTCTGCTGACGGCAAGACCCTGGTCTGTAACCTGGGCACCCAGAACATGGGCACCGCAACTGTAATCCAGGCACCGATCCAGGTGAAGGGAAACACCGGCGACAAGGTTTCGGTAACGGGCACGATCGACGGGAAGACAGCGACCACACCGCAGCTGAACATCCTGAACAAGTTCGGGATGGACATGCTCTGGGGCCAGCCGAGCCCAGCCACGACCTACGGCGCGGGCGTCGTTGATATTGATTATGAGTGGACGCTGAACCTGAACACCGGTTCACCGGCGGGTCCCAATTCGGTGTCTTACGACCTGACCATCGCCGCGGCCAACGGTTCAACGGTGACGGTTGCTCCGGATGCGTGTGCCCCCTTTACTACTGGCGGCGCGGATGGACACCCGTGGTCTGGCGGGACGCACCCGGCTGACCAGATGGCTCCGTTTGTGCAGTCCTGTACTTTTGTGCCGTTGGGCGGCAACCAGTTCCGCCTCACCCTGACCGGGATCGATTACTCCGGTGCGGCGCTGAACCCGACCAAGGACTCAACCAACACCGCGCTTGCCCCGGGCACAACCGCCGTGGCCAGCGGCTCGATCTGGGTCCGGGTTGCCACAGCCACCGCCACGGGAGTCAGCCTGAACTCCTCAGCGCCCACCTACACGGCACCCACGGGTGAAACATCCGTGGACGATGCCAGCAACAATAAGTCAGACAAAAACATCTACTTCTTCGGTGAATTCGCCAATCAATGGAACCGGGCATTCACCGGAAGCGGCGGCGTCGGCTGGGACGACACCTACCGCGTAGCCCCGGGAACCACGGTAATGGCCGCACCCGTAGTCGGCCTGGGTGTCTTGGATAAAGGCCAGGACCCGGCGGCAAAGTACGGTATGTGCACGGTTCTTGACTCCCGCTACGCGACGTTCACCAACGTTTCATACGGTGGAGAAGGCGTCACGCCCGCAGAGACGGCATCCGTCGTTTACGAGTACTATGTCGGTCTTGACCCCTTGGTCAACTCCAACAGCCCGTTGTACAACCCGAACGCGTTTGACTGTGGCGCCGGCGGTGCTGATGTTGGGGCGCTCGGATGGACAACTGTTCGTCCTGCTGACTTGAGCACCATCAAGGCTGTCAGGGCCCAGATCCCGTTCGGTGCGCTAAGCGATACATCGAACAGCGGCATGTTCGTCACGCAGAACATCAAGCCGACCACGGACCCCAACACGGATGTCTGGACGTTCTCCTCGTACCGTAAGGGCGGCGCCTGGATCAACCCCCAGCGCGACTCGGATGCAACTCAAGCCAGCAGGGTCACACTCACACCAAGCGCACGGTACCTGTACACGACAGGCGCCAGGGACATCCTGCGGACTGTGGGGCTGACGCCCTCGGTGACGAAGTCTGTTGACCGGACCACAGTGCGCCCCGGTGTGCCTGCGGTCTACACCCTGGACTACCAGGCCACCGGCAAGACCGCCACCAACACCACTGATGGATTTACCCTTGTGGACACACTGCCTGCCGGGATGACGTATGTTCCCGGTTCTGCCTCACCCGAGCCGGTCATCACCACCGGTGCGTCAGGAAATCAGGTCCTGACCTGGACACTGAACGGTGTTCCGGTCAACGCACCGCAGACGCTCACGTACCAGGCGGTTCCGGACGCCAGCGTAACGCCGGGCTCTACTCTGGAGAACTCCGTTGTCTCGTCCGTGGGTGGGCGGAGTTCGGCCCCGTCCACAGCCCAGGTCACGGTGTCTACGAATGGTTACACGACGATCGGGAAGACCGCCGATGAGGCGTTCATTCCGAACGTGAACGGTGACGGGAAGGGTGCAGGTTCCTGGACGGTCACGCTGAAGTCCTTTGACCCGGTCGCGCAGGCTTTCACGGACACCATCGACATCCTGCCCTACATGGGTGACGGGCGCGGTACGTCCTACTCGGGTTCCTACTCCCTGACCTCAGTCACGGCACCGGGATCCACGGTGTACTACACGACTGCTGACCCGGCGTCGCTCTCGGATGATCCCGGTGCAGCTGCGAACGGTTCGGCTGGCAGCGTCACCGGGAACACCGTGGGCTGGACCACGACCAAACCCGCGAACGCGACCGCCGTGCGTGTCATCGGCGGGGCCCTCGCACCGGGCGGCACGCAGGCGTTCACCGTGGCGATTGGCACGGACGGCGCCAAGGGCGGGGATGTGCTGGTCAACCGGGCCGACGGCCGTGACGGCCACACGCAGTTGATCATGCGGACCTCAGCACCGATCACGGTGGCGAACTTCTACTCGGCCTCACTGAAGAAGTACGTTCAGGACAAGGCCGGCACCTGGCACGACGCCAACACCGTTGAGGACTACCCCACATACCGGATCGGGGACACCGTTCCCTACCGGATCGTGGTCACCAACACCGGCCAGGGCACCCTGACGAACATCGTCGTCTCCGATGACAAGTTCCCGACGGAGGGCGGATTCACCATCCCGAGCCTCGCTCCGGGCGCTTCGCAGACCCACGAGTACACCGCCACCCTGGCGAATGAGGGCCCTACAACCCGGATCAACACGGCGTCAGCCCGTGCCGACACGCCCCCCGATTCGAACATCCCCCCGCCCATCCCCCCGGACCCGGGCGGTATCGAGGTTGCGAACTACACCACAGCGAAGACCTCGAACCCGGCATCGGGCACCGCGGTCAAAGCCGGGGACACGATCAAATACACCGTGACCGTGACCCAGCAGGGCACCGCACCCGCGAACGCGGTATTCACCGATGCCCTGGCGGGTGTGAGCGATGATGCCGTATACAACGGTGATCTGGCAGCCGATATCGGCACCGCGACACTGACGGACGGGGTCATCTCCTGGTCCGGCACGGTACCGGTCGGCGGAAAAGCCACCGTGACGTACTCGGTCAAGGTCAAGGACACCGCTAAAGCTACAGCCGACGGCGCGAACCTCCTGATCGATAACAGCGTCAGCAGCCCCGGCTGCGTCGTCCAGGACGGGAAAACCCCGGACTGCACGACACACCACGACGTGGGCGGGTTCACGAAGTCCAAGACTTCGAACCCGGCACCGGGCACCGCAGTCAAGCCCGGGGACAAGATCACCTACACCGTTGTCGCGTCCCAGACCGGCCCCGGCGCCTTTGCCGGCGCCGTGATCACCGATGACCTGACCGACGTCCTGGACGACGCCACCTACAACGGTGACGCCACCGCAACCGCCGGAACAGTATCGGTCAAGGGCAACACCCTGACCTGGACCAGTGACCTGGCCGTAGGCCAGGTTGTGACCATCAAGTACTCGGTCACGGCCAAGCCGATCGCGGAACGGGGCAACGGCACGATCGCCAACGTCCTGCCCCCCACCCCCGGTGGCGGGGTCTGTGTTCCCGCAGCGGACCAGAACCCCGACTGCAAAACCAGTCACACCCTGGTCCCCCGGGAGCACCACTCGCCAACACTGGAGGACCGCTCGCCAACACTGGAGGACCGCTCGCCTACACCGGAGCGAACGGCGTGA
- a CDS encoding HAD family phosphatase, whose protein sequence is MAAGVKLSLTSLDGVLFDFNGTLSDDEGVLRDLFIELAASECGVTITERQYQEDLAGRSDREIMGAILALASGPPREVDEFLRLIDASYNARVAHESLIPPATRELVRALHTAGLKLGVVTGASRPQVIPALERAGLLDLFAVIVTDEDVSEGKPHPEGFQRAAAVLGLENPARIAVFEDSLPGLGAVDAAGMIAICVQGTHPREVLQRHARILIPAIGPECLELELG, encoded by the coding sequence GTGGCGGCCGGAGTCAAATTAAGCCTTACGAGTCTTGACGGTGTGCTCTTCGATTTTAACGGCACGCTCTCTGACGACGAAGGCGTGCTGCGGGATCTGTTTATTGAACTGGCCGCCAGCGAGTGTGGCGTCACCATCACCGAACGGCAGTATCAGGAGGATCTGGCCGGCCGCAGCGACCGCGAAATAATGGGGGCTATTTTGGCCCTCGCGTCAGGCCCGCCGCGGGAGGTGGATGAGTTTCTGCGCCTCATTGACGCTTCATACAATGCCCGTGTGGCGCACGAGAGCCTCATCCCACCTGCCACCAGGGAGCTGGTGCGCGCACTGCACACCGCCGGCCTGAAGCTGGGCGTGGTGACAGGGGCCAGCAGGCCGCAGGTGATTCCCGCTCTGGAGCGGGCGGGATTGCTGGACCTATTCGCCGTCATCGTTACGGACGAGGACGTTTCTGAGGGTAAGCCGCATCCGGAAGGCTTCCAGCGCGCTGCCGCGGTGCTTGGGTTGGAGAACCCTGCCCGCATCGCCGTATTTGAGGACTCGCTGCCCGGTCTGGGTGCCGTTGACGCCGCAGGCATGATTGCCATCTGCGTGCAGGGTACCCACCCTCGCGAAGTCCTGCAGCGGCACGCCCGGATTCTCATCCCAGCGATCGGCCCAGAGTGCCTGGAACTGGAGCTGGGGTAG
- a CDS encoding 3-hydroxyacyl-CoA dehydrogenase NAD-binding domain-containing protein — protein MSYTDYRELAGLVPHETITHSRLREIQLPGAGTFALVTLDNLIDRKPTTLGPKSLIELGTLLGKLRERAESGEIAAVGITGKPGCLAAGADLSVLRTLKDPQMGRTMARLGHQVYAALAAIPVPTFAFINGTAMGGGLELTLAADYRTVSTAASGISLPEAFIGLVPGWGGVYRLPRLIGPANAVKIMIENPLSNNRALNGPEAFELGIADALFDQKAFLEDSLGWARKIITDDTGAIDGATTWRDRKASYDDADWDAAVARGRAFVEAKTAGATPAPGRVLDLLEQGRNLSREESSEAEVQALAELMQTGEFKDSVYAFLDLLQRRAKHPSGAPDRALARPVTKVGVVGAGLMASQLALLFARQLQIPVVMTDIDQSRADKGVAHVHAQVDKLLAKERITTDAATRIKELVTGTATKDAFADADFVIEAVFEELSVKKQVLAGIEAIVSPQCILATNTSSLSVADMASDLRHPERVIGFHFFNPVAAMPLLEIIQTPKTNDEVLATAFDLAQHLKKTPILVQDSTAFVVNRILLRLIGEITSAFDDGTPGHIADQSLQPMGLPMSPFKLLDLVGIPVAQHVTESLNAAFGDRFRISPNLQTLINNGIKTLQDQNHPETRSIPASTLELLRFGNTPSTSTQLLLCVQDALAQEIGLMLEEGVVAGPEDIDLCMILGAGWPLHLGGITPYLDRVGASERANGRKFHHAH, from the coding sequence ATGAGCTACACGGATTACCGGGAACTGGCCGGACTCGTCCCCCACGAGACCATCACCCACTCCAGGCTGCGCGAGATCCAACTCCCGGGAGCTGGGACCTTCGCCCTCGTCACCCTGGACAACTTGATCGACCGCAAACCCACGACGCTGGGACCGAAGTCCTTGATCGAGCTGGGCACCTTGCTCGGGAAGCTCCGGGAACGGGCCGAGTCGGGCGAGATTGCCGCCGTCGGCATTACCGGCAAACCCGGATGCCTCGCAGCAGGTGCCGATCTTTCAGTACTGAGAACTCTGAAAGACCCGCAAATGGGACGCACGATGGCACGGCTGGGACACCAGGTGTACGCGGCATTGGCAGCCATTCCCGTACCCACGTTCGCCTTCATCAATGGAACTGCCATGGGCGGCGGCCTCGAGCTGACCCTGGCAGCGGACTACCGCACCGTCTCCACGGCGGCTTCGGGCATCTCCCTGCCCGAAGCATTCATCGGCCTAGTGCCCGGCTGGGGCGGTGTCTACCGGTTACCCCGCCTGATCGGGCCCGCCAACGCCGTGAAAATCATGATCGAGAATCCGCTGAGCAACAACCGGGCTCTCAACGGCCCGGAAGCATTCGAGCTCGGCATCGCCGATGCCCTCTTCGACCAGAAGGCATTCCTGGAGGACTCCCTGGGATGGGCAAGGAAAATCATCACCGACGATACCGGCGCAATCGACGGCGCGACGACCTGGCGCGACCGGAAAGCCAGCTACGACGATGCCGATTGGGACGCCGCCGTCGCCCGAGGCCGGGCCTTTGTCGAAGCGAAGACAGCCGGGGCGACTCCTGCCCCCGGCCGGGTCCTGGACCTGCTGGAACAGGGCAGAAACCTGAGCCGGGAGGAATCGTCCGAGGCCGAGGTGCAAGCCCTGGCCGAACTCATGCAGACCGGGGAGTTCAAGGACTCCGTGTATGCCTTCCTCGATCTTCTCCAGCGCCGCGCCAAGCACCCTTCCGGCGCCCCGGACAGGGCACTGGCCCGCCCCGTGACCAAAGTCGGCGTCGTTGGTGCGGGCCTGATGGCCAGCCAGCTCGCCCTGCTCTTTGCCCGCCAGCTCCAGATACCGGTGGTGATGACAGACATCGACCAGTCACGGGCCGACAAAGGCGTGGCCCACGTCCACGCGCAAGTCGACAAACTCCTGGCCAAGGAACGCATCACCACAGACGCAGCCACCCGCATCAAGGAACTGGTCACCGGCACCGCAACCAAAGACGCCTTCGCCGACGCCGATTTTGTCATCGAGGCAGTCTTCGAAGAACTGTCCGTCAAAAAACAGGTCCTGGCCGGCATAGAAGCAATCGTTTCACCCCAATGCATCCTCGCAACCAACACGTCATCGCTTTCCGTCGCCGACATGGCCTCAGACCTGCGCCACCCCGAGCGCGTCATCGGCTTCCACTTCTTCAACCCCGTCGCCGCCATGCCCCTTCTCGAGATCATCCAAACGCCCAAGACGAACGATGAAGTACTGGCCACCGCCTTTGACCTCGCTCAACACCTGAAAAAGACACCCATCCTGGTGCAGGACTCGACAGCATTCGTCGTGAACCGAATCCTCCTGCGCCTGATCGGTGAGATCACCAGCGCATTCGACGACGGAACGCCCGGCCACATCGCCGATCAATCACTCCAACCCATGGGACTGCCCATGAGCCCCTTCAAGCTGCTCGACCTGGTCGGAATCCCCGTCGCGCAACATGTCACTGAATCCCTGAACGCAGCCTTCGGAGACAGGTTCCGGATCTCCCCGAACCTGCAGACCCTGATCAACAACGGCATCAAAACACTCCAGGACCAAAACCACCCCGAAACAAGATCCATCCCCGCATCCACCCTCGAACTCCTCCGCTTCGGGAACACCCCAAGCACATCAACTCAACTACTCCTGTGCGTCCAGGACGCCCTCGCCCAGGAAATAGGCCTCATGCTTGAAGAAGGCGTAGTGGCCGGACCCGAAGACATCGACCTCTGCATGATTCTGGGCGCCGGCTGGCCTCTTCACCTCGGAGGCATAACCCCCTACCTGGACCGGGTAGGCGCCTCCGAACGAGCGAACGGCAGGAAATTCCACCACGCCCATTGA
- a CDS encoding Lsr2 family protein: MARRVETVLIDDLDGSTADHNIRFGLDGTEYEIDLTEANAAELRGSLSRFIAASRKTRTPAGKGTRRTGRSATIRAWARDNGFKVSGRGAIQSSLVDAYEQAQSR; this comes from the coding sequence ATGGCACGGCGAGTCGAAACGGTATTGATCGATGATTTGGATGGCAGCACCGCGGACCACAACATCAGGTTCGGACTGGATGGAACAGAATACGAGATTGACCTCACGGAGGCGAATGCCGCCGAACTGAGGGGTTCCCTCTCACGTTTCATCGCAGCTTCCCGAAAGACCAGGACACCTGCCGGTAAGGGGACGCGGCGCACCGGACGTTCCGCCACCATCCGCGCCTGGGCCCGCGATAACGGATTTAAGGTCAGCGGCCGCGGTGCGATTCAGTCCAGCCTCGTCGACGCCTATGAGCAGGCTCAAAGTCGCTGA
- a CDS encoding ABC transporter substrate-binding protein, whose translation MNPLAISTASLSPGVSRRSMLRGAFGLAGLAAVGGSLAACGGTSAPVASVGTSLTDIIAGAKKEGKVQLIAVPGDWANYKGQFDAFKKKYGIETPVANPDGSSADELTAVKNLKGQNTQPDVIDIGYSFTQPAIDQKLIEAYKPSSFEDIPADLKDPDGMWVGAYYGVVQVGTNTRSVESPKSWDDLLDPKYKGKIALPGDPRKGASSIAAVFAAALAHGGSLDNIQPGIDFFEKLAKSGNLVSITSPVSALSTGQAAVVFDWNYNFLGMTGELAKSGATLETTVFSNGVFGNYYAQPVTAKSPQPNAARLWVDWLTSDEGSEQFALGGAVPARFVKLKAAGKLSAEALAKLPSADVIAQIKFPTIAQGTAASQLIIDQWGQKVAAQ comes from the coding sequence ATGAATCCCTTAGCCATCTCTACGGCATCGCTTTCGCCCGGAGTTTCCCGCCGCAGTATGCTGCGTGGCGCTTTCGGGCTCGCTGGCCTGGCCGCAGTTGGCGGCTCACTGGCTGCCTGCGGCGGCACCTCCGCTCCGGTAGCCAGTGTCGGAACCAGCCTGACGGACATCATCGCCGGCGCCAAGAAGGAAGGCAAGGTCCAGCTCATCGCCGTTCCGGGGGATTGGGCCAATTACAAGGGCCAATTTGATGCCTTCAAGAAGAAATACGGCATCGAGACCCCGGTGGCCAACCCGGACGGCTCCAGCGCCGATGAGCTCACGGCGGTGAAGAACCTCAAGGGCCAGAACACCCAGCCGGACGTGATTGACATCGGGTATTCCTTCACCCAGCCCGCCATCGACCAGAAGTTGATTGAGGCGTACAAGCCGAGCAGCTTCGAGGACATCCCGGCTGATCTGAAAGACCCCGACGGAATGTGGGTTGGCGCCTACTACGGCGTAGTCCAGGTGGGCACCAACACCAGGAGCGTCGAAAGCCCCAAATCCTGGGATGACCTGCTGGACCCGAAATACAAGGGCAAGATCGCCCTCCCCGGTGACCCCCGCAAGGGTGCCTCATCCATCGCGGCTGTCTTCGCGGCCGCGTTGGCGCACGGCGGCAGTCTGGACAACATCCAGCCCGGCATCGACTTCTTCGAAAAACTGGCCAAGTCCGGCAACCTGGTGAGCATCACCTCCCCCGTCTCGGCCCTCAGCACCGGCCAGGCCGCCGTCGTCTTTGACTGGAACTACAACTTCCTGGGCATGACAGGGGAGCTGGCGAAATCTGGCGCCACATTGGAAACCACGGTGTTCTCCAACGGCGTTTTTGGAAATTACTACGCCCAGCCGGTCACCGCCAAGAGCCCGCAGCCCAACGCCGCCCGGCTCTGGGTCGACTGGCTGACCAGCGACGAAGGCTCAGAGCAGTTTGCTCTGGGCGGTGCCGTACCGGCCCGCTTCGTCAAGCTCAAGGCCGCCGGCAAGCTCTCCGCAGAAGCGCTGGCCAAGCTGCCCAGCGCCGATGTGATTGCCCAGATCAAGTTCCCCACCATTGCCCAGGGCACTGCCGCCAGCCAGCTGATCATTGACCAGTGGGGCCAGAAGGTCGCCGCGCAGTGA
- a CDS encoding ABC transporter ATP-binding protein has product MSSTPSPLNLVNVTLEYPDGDGTIKALDTVNLTVQAGQMISLVGPSGSGKSSLLAAAATLVRPTHGLVIIDGTDATGLGDKDLTALRREKIGIIFQQPNLLASLTAAEQLIIGDHLRGKPLKAARSKAAELLGIVGLSSSADKRPHQLSGGQRQRVNIARALMGNPKVLLVDEPTAALDHERSDSIVRLLRRVTDDFMVATVMVTHDTEFVPLTDSVATMRDGKLTAPVRTSV; this is encoded by the coding sequence ATGTCCTCCACCCCCAGTCCACTGAACCTCGTCAACGTCACCCTCGAATACCCGGACGGGGACGGAACCATCAAAGCCCTCGACACCGTGAACCTCACGGTCCAGGCCGGCCAAATGATCTCCCTCGTCGGCCCGTCAGGATCCGGCAAATCCAGCCTCCTGGCCGCCGCCGCCACCCTCGTCCGCCCCACCCACGGCCTCGTGATCATCGACGGCACCGACGCCACCGGGCTCGGCGACAAAGACCTCACCGCGCTGCGGCGGGAGAAAATCGGCATTATCTTCCAACAGCCCAACCTGCTCGCGTCCCTGACCGCCGCCGAACAACTCATCATCGGCGACCACCTGCGCGGAAAACCCCTCAAGGCTGCCCGGTCCAAGGCCGCCGAACTGCTGGGCATCGTCGGACTCAGCTCCAGTGCCGACAAACGCCCGCACCAGCTCTCCGGCGGCCAGCGCCAGCGGGTCAACATCGCCCGCGCCCTGATGGGGAATCCGAAGGTCCTGCTCGTGGACGAACCAACCGCGGCCCTGGACCACGAACGCAGCGACTCCATCGTCCGGCTCCTGCGCCGCGTCACCGACGACTTCATGGTAGCCACCGTCATGGTCACCCACGACACCGAATTCGTCCCCCTGACCGACTCTGTCGCCACGATGCGCGACGGTAAACTCACCGCCCCCGTGCGGACGTCGGTCTGA
- a CDS encoding GntR family transcriptional regulator: protein MLWFGSVISLKISLGLREGDRKINIDELLEQAQMLTFDAARPAHQTIHGWLAELIEAGLLPSGSKLPAERQLAGALGISRMTLRQALDTLQHEGCLTRAVGRGGGSFISEPRASVDISNLMGLSAQLLKSVHSASSRLLGSETGPAGRSAADALQLPPGASVHRIRRIRYAASTPVVLEDSHFPAELFPGLLGHHLTGSLYAVLGEQYGLAPFSSTEELNPSVAGTANSTLLGITPSTPVLNIKRTALSEDGRPVEYSEDVIRTDRLRIIVSGRLDPSGK from the coding sequence ATGCTTTGGTTCGGGTCAGTCATTTCACTGAAGATCTCACTTGGGCTGCGCGAAGGGGACCGGAAAATCAATATCGACGAGTTGCTTGAGCAGGCACAGATGCTCACTTTTGACGCGGCCAGGCCGGCCCATCAAACCATCCACGGCTGGTTGGCTGAGCTGATCGAGGCTGGCTTGCTGCCCTCCGGCAGCAAGCTTCCCGCCGAGCGGCAGCTGGCCGGGGCGTTGGGCATCAGCCGGATGACACTCCGCCAGGCCCTGGATACGTTGCAGCATGAGGGGTGCCTCACCCGCGCCGTTGGCCGCGGCGGCGGATCCTTCATCTCGGAGCCGAGGGCCTCCGTGGACATCTCCAACCTGATGGGACTGAGCGCCCAGTTGCTCAAGAGTGTCCATAGCGCATCCTCCCGCCTGCTCGGCTCCGAAACCGGCCCTGCCGGGAGATCCGCCGCAGACGCCCTGCAATTGCCGCCCGGTGCTTCAGTTCACCGGATTCGACGCATCCGCTACGCTGCTTCAACTCCGGTGGTACTGGAGGACTCGCATTTCCCGGCGGAGCTGTTCCCCGGGCTGCTCGGCCATCATCTCACCGGCTCGCTTTACGCCGTTTTGGGCGAACAATACGGTCTGGCCCCGTTCTCCTCCACCGAGGAGCTGAACCCCTCGGTGGCCGGAACAGCGAATTCGACGCTGCTGGGAATCACCCCCAGCACCCCGGTGCTGAACATCAAAAGAACCGCTCTCTCCGAAGATGGCCGGCCGGTCGAGTACTCAGAGGACGTCATCCGCACCGATCGGCTACGGATCATCGTCTCGGGCCGTCTGGACCCTTCGGGCAAGTAG